One region of Phragmites australis chromosome 18, lpPhrAust1.1, whole genome shotgun sequence genomic DNA includes:
- the LOC133899085 gene encoding zinc finger BED domain-containing protein RICESLEEPER 2-like isoform X1, which produces MENQPGHPQLGMLDRGFRPFPSMLFPTLVTEQQHPVSSVNTASIQMPPLPYHPEPNGSSICPADDGYIWRKYGQQTIPGWRCPPIYYECAQANCGVKKSVAFSADGQVLETVVRGSHNHPRPSERWPRDGRAGFGPGSQDYVLPEVSAAAGILMPRMGEQLPSSSNSEEDDDGGATANGDFAGDASATERHVRAPGERVTVQTEGGNSHQSERRRSKSKVWEEFSAVLSDGKIRSAECKHCKKRLSGKSSGGTSHLRRHLKICPAQPATDRVKQGQSSSHPDSSVEKHWKFDQDKSFELLIKVLVSNLCSFPLTTSTTFRQFLAGICPTYDVVPQGAIQEKFLSIFQNEQLKLKMEIALAPGGVFLTVANWSIEYKDFISVTVHFIDKEWNMNRKIIRCTFAGCEFENEYYVSMFPDWKSFRNMTTENSTAAAEEIVKEVVPNWNLERKLLGISFHKSLVDVPILGLENNITEQNYLLAKCKLLSLPCIIGALHDFFGYDIDESVLETSRNWFQYMTCSPLSTDKYKEILSQLQINRPSFGSEYWHLTFYLLEAALQFNKVLTNPERISLEYFSSKPPCTQLKVAEDFCDVVRPIYHAIKEVSSPCNVTLNSHFHAIWKLKIALLGSSRKENINQVLNVEQMQMKFDQLWKKWYLWLSLAVVLDPRYKIKFLVFRFKEAFGGHAKRYIFEVRGKLYELFLQYTCHVDQQNGEHLNQRNNDLQLDTHGSVPVRDTSQNYIEQAAHEELGELIGYLEGEIIPQNDHFDILKWWKDNASVYPALARLARDILAIPVCAVSAESAFHENDERVSLFKRKMSPEVVEALICTQDWIKSSEISDDDGGNINMPT; this is translated from the exons ATGGAGAACCAGCCAGGTCACCCTCAGCTCGGTATGTTGGATCGAGGGTTTCGCCCATTCCCTTCAATGTTGTTTCCGACGCTAGTTACAGAGCAACAACATCCCGTTTCTTCAGTCAACACAGCATCAATTCAGATGCCGCCTCTGCCATATCATCCCGAGCCAAACGGCAGTAGCATATGCCCAGCTGATGATGGCTACATCTGGAGGAAGTATGGGCAGCAGACAATTCCGGGTTGGAGATGCCCACCGATCTACTATGAATGCGCCCAAGCAAACTGCGGTGTCAAGAAATCGGTGGCATTCTCTGCGGATGGTCAGGTTCTTGAGACGGTTGTCAGGGGTAGTCACAACCACCCACGTCCATCAGAAAGGTGGCCAAGAGATGGCCGCGCTGGATTCGGACCAGGTTCTCAAGATTATGTGCTACCAGAGgtatcagcagcagcagggatTTTAATGCCTCGGATGGGAGAGCAACTGCCCAGTTCAAGCAATAGCGAGGAAGACGATGATGGTGGAGCAACAGCCAACGGAGATTTTGCCGGTGATGCCAGTGCAACGGAAAG ACATGTGCGAGCTCCAGGTGAAAGGGTCACTGTGCAAACCGAGGGTGGAAATTCTCACCAAAG TgaaagaagaagatcaaagtCCAAGGTGTGGGAGGAATTTAGTGCTGTGTTAAGCGATGGAAAAATTCGAAGTGCAGAATGTAAACATTGTAAAAAGCGCCTTAGTGGAAAAAGTTCGGGGGGAACAAGCCATCTGCGCCGACATCTCAAGATCTGTCCTGCACAACCTGCAACAGATAGGGTGAAGCAAGGACAGTCATCGTCACATCCTGATTCATCTGTTGAGAAGCATTGGAAATTTGATCAGGATAAATCTTTTGAATTGCTTATCAAGGTTTTAGTCTCCAATCTTTGTTCCTTTCCGTTGACAACCAGCACAACATTTAGGCAATTTTTGGCTGGCATCTGTCCCACATATGATGTGGTACCGCAAGGTGCTATACAGGAGAAGTTTCTCAGTATTTTTCAGAATGAACAGCTGAAACTGAAGATGGAAATAGCCCTTGCACCTGGGGGAGTTTTCCTGACAGTAGCAAATTGGTCTATTGAATATAAAGACTTCATCAGTGTGACGGTGCATTTTATTGACAAAGAATGGAACATGAATAGAAAAATCATCAGATGTACCTTTGCTGGGTGTGAGTTTGAGAATGAGTACTATGTTAGCATGTTTCCCGATTGGAAATCCTTCCGCAATATGACTACGGAAAATAGCACAGCAGCCGCAGAAGAAATAGTAAAAGAAGTAGTACCGAACTGGAATCTTGAGCGGAAGCTTTTAGGAATTTCATTTCACAAGTCATTGGTTGATGTACCTATTTTGGGCTTGGAAAACAATATTACAGAACAGAATTACCTCCTTGCCAAATGTAAGTTATTAAGTTTACCTTGCATAATAGGTGCTCTTCATGACTTTTTTGGTTACGACATCGACGAATCTGTCCTGGAAACAAGCCGGAACTGGTTTCAGTACATGACATGCTCCCCACTGAGTACGGATAAATACAAAGAAATCCTTTCACAGCTGCAAATAAACCGACCTTCTTTTGGTTCAGAGTACTGGCACTTGACTTTCTACTTATTGGAGGCTGCTTTGCAGTTTAACAAGGTTCTGACAAACCCTGAACGGATAAGTCTAGAATATTTTTCATCTAAGCCACCTTGTACACAGCTAAAAGTAGCAGAGGACTTTTGTGATGTTGTAAGGCCGATTTACCATGCAATTAAAGAGGTTTCCAGCCCTTGCAATGTGACATTAAATTCACATTTTCACGCAATTTGGAAGTTGAAGATAGCTCTGCTGGGTTCATCTAGAAAGGAAAATATCAACCAAGTTTTGAATGTTGAACAAATGCAGATGAAGTTTGATCAGCTTTGGAAGAAATGGTACCTATGGCTATCTTTAGCTGTTGTTCTAGATCCCAGATataaaatcaagtttcttgtttTTCGCTTCAAGGAAGCTTTTGGTGGCCATGCCAAAAGGTACATCTTTGAAGTGCGTGGAAAGTTGTATGAGCTCTTTCTTCAGTACACTTGTCATGTTGATCAGCAAAATGGTGAGCATTTAAATCAGAGAAACAATGATTTACAGTTGGATACACATGGTAGTGTACCAGTACGTGACACCAGTCAAAATTACATTGAGCAAGCAGCACATGAGGAATTGGGAGAGCTCATTGGGTACCTTGAAGGAGAGATTATTCCTCAAAATGACCATTTTGATATTCTGAAATGGTGGAAGGACAATGCTTCAGTGTACCCAGCGCTTGCCCGGCTGGCACGTGATATCTTAGCAATACCTGTATGTGCAGTTTCTGCTGAATCTGCATTTCACGAAAATGATGAACGAGTGAGCCTTTTCAAACGAAAAATGAGCCCTGAAGTAGTTGAGGCCCTCATCTGTACCCAGGATTGGATCAAATCTTCAG AAATAAGTGATGACGATGgcggaaacataaatatgcCTACTTAA
- the LOC133899085 gene encoding zinc finger BED domain-containing protein RICESLEEPER 2-like isoform X2, protein MENQPGHPQLGMLDRGFRPFPSMLFPTLVTEQQHPVSSVNTASIQMPPLPYHPEPNGSSICPADDGYIWRKYGQQTIPGWRCPPIYYECAQANCGVKKSVAFSADGQVLETVVRGSHNHPRPSERWPRDGRAGFGPGSQDYVLPEVSAAAGILMPRMGEQLPSSSNSEEDDDGGATANGDFAGDASATESERRRSKSKVWEEFSAVLSDGKIRSAECKHCKKRLSGKSSGGTSHLRRHLKICPAQPATDRVKQGQSSSHPDSSVEKHWKFDQDKSFELLIKVLVSNLCSFPLTTSTTFRQFLAGICPTYDVVPQGAIQEKFLSIFQNEQLKLKMEIALAPGGVFLTVANWSIEYKDFISVTVHFIDKEWNMNRKIIRCTFAGCEFENEYYVSMFPDWKSFRNMTTENSTAAAEEIVKEVVPNWNLERKLLGISFHKSLVDVPILGLENNITEQNYLLAKCKLLSLPCIIGALHDFFGYDIDESVLETSRNWFQYMTCSPLSTDKYKEILSQLQINRPSFGSEYWHLTFYLLEAALQFNKVLTNPERISLEYFSSKPPCTQLKVAEDFCDVVRPIYHAIKEVSSPCNVTLNSHFHAIWKLKIALLGSSRKENINQVLNVEQMQMKFDQLWKKWYLWLSLAVVLDPRYKIKFLVFRFKEAFGGHAKRYIFEVRGKLYELFLQYTCHVDQQNGEHLNQRNNDLQLDTHGSVPVRDTSQNYIEQAAHEELGELIGYLEGEIIPQNDHFDILKWWKDNASVYPALARLARDILAIPVCAVSAESAFHENDERVSLFKRKMSPEVVEALICTQDWIKSSEISDDDGGNINMPT, encoded by the exons ATGGAGAACCAGCCAGGTCACCCTCAGCTCGGTATGTTGGATCGAGGGTTTCGCCCATTCCCTTCAATGTTGTTTCCGACGCTAGTTACAGAGCAACAACATCCCGTTTCTTCAGTCAACACAGCATCAATTCAGATGCCGCCTCTGCCATATCATCCCGAGCCAAACGGCAGTAGCATATGCCCAGCTGATGATGGCTACATCTGGAGGAAGTATGGGCAGCAGACAATTCCGGGTTGGAGATGCCCACCGATCTACTATGAATGCGCCCAAGCAAACTGCGGTGTCAAGAAATCGGTGGCATTCTCTGCGGATGGTCAGGTTCTTGAGACGGTTGTCAGGGGTAGTCACAACCACCCACGTCCATCAGAAAGGTGGCCAAGAGATGGCCGCGCTGGATTCGGACCAGGTTCTCAAGATTATGTGCTACCAGAGgtatcagcagcagcagggatTTTAATGCCTCGGATGGGAGAGCAACTGCCCAGTTCAAGCAATAGCGAGGAAGACGATGATGGTGGAGCAACAGCCAACGGAGATTTTGCCGGTGATGCCAGTGCAACGGAAAG TgaaagaagaagatcaaagtCCAAGGTGTGGGAGGAATTTAGTGCTGTGTTAAGCGATGGAAAAATTCGAAGTGCAGAATGTAAACATTGTAAAAAGCGCCTTAGTGGAAAAAGTTCGGGGGGAACAAGCCATCTGCGCCGACATCTCAAGATCTGTCCTGCACAACCTGCAACAGATAGGGTGAAGCAAGGACAGTCATCGTCACATCCTGATTCATCTGTTGAGAAGCATTGGAAATTTGATCAGGATAAATCTTTTGAATTGCTTATCAAGGTTTTAGTCTCCAATCTTTGTTCCTTTCCGTTGACAACCAGCACAACATTTAGGCAATTTTTGGCTGGCATCTGTCCCACATATGATGTGGTACCGCAAGGTGCTATACAGGAGAAGTTTCTCAGTATTTTTCAGAATGAACAGCTGAAACTGAAGATGGAAATAGCCCTTGCACCTGGGGGAGTTTTCCTGACAGTAGCAAATTGGTCTATTGAATATAAAGACTTCATCAGTGTGACGGTGCATTTTATTGACAAAGAATGGAACATGAATAGAAAAATCATCAGATGTACCTTTGCTGGGTGTGAGTTTGAGAATGAGTACTATGTTAGCATGTTTCCCGATTGGAAATCCTTCCGCAATATGACTACGGAAAATAGCACAGCAGCCGCAGAAGAAATAGTAAAAGAAGTAGTACCGAACTGGAATCTTGAGCGGAAGCTTTTAGGAATTTCATTTCACAAGTCATTGGTTGATGTACCTATTTTGGGCTTGGAAAACAATATTACAGAACAGAATTACCTCCTTGCCAAATGTAAGTTATTAAGTTTACCTTGCATAATAGGTGCTCTTCATGACTTTTTTGGTTACGACATCGACGAATCTGTCCTGGAAACAAGCCGGAACTGGTTTCAGTACATGACATGCTCCCCACTGAGTACGGATAAATACAAAGAAATCCTTTCACAGCTGCAAATAAACCGACCTTCTTTTGGTTCAGAGTACTGGCACTTGACTTTCTACTTATTGGAGGCTGCTTTGCAGTTTAACAAGGTTCTGACAAACCCTGAACGGATAAGTCTAGAATATTTTTCATCTAAGCCACCTTGTACACAGCTAAAAGTAGCAGAGGACTTTTGTGATGTTGTAAGGCCGATTTACCATGCAATTAAAGAGGTTTCCAGCCCTTGCAATGTGACATTAAATTCACATTTTCACGCAATTTGGAAGTTGAAGATAGCTCTGCTGGGTTCATCTAGAAAGGAAAATATCAACCAAGTTTTGAATGTTGAACAAATGCAGATGAAGTTTGATCAGCTTTGGAAGAAATGGTACCTATGGCTATCTTTAGCTGTTGTTCTAGATCCCAGATataaaatcaagtttcttgtttTTCGCTTCAAGGAAGCTTTTGGTGGCCATGCCAAAAGGTACATCTTTGAAGTGCGTGGAAAGTTGTATGAGCTCTTTCTTCAGTACACTTGTCATGTTGATCAGCAAAATGGTGAGCATTTAAATCAGAGAAACAATGATTTACAGTTGGATACACATGGTAGTGTACCAGTACGTGACACCAGTCAAAATTACATTGAGCAAGCAGCACATGAGGAATTGGGAGAGCTCATTGGGTACCTTGAAGGAGAGATTATTCCTCAAAATGACCATTTTGATATTCTGAAATGGTGGAAGGACAATGCTTCAGTGTACCCAGCGCTTGCCCGGCTGGCACGTGATATCTTAGCAATACCTGTATGTGCAGTTTCTGCTGAATCTGCATTTCACGAAAATGATGAACGAGTGAGCCTTTTCAAACGAAAAATGAGCCCTGAAGTAGTTGAGGCCCTCATCTGTACCCAGGATTGGATCAAATCTTCAG AAATAAGTGATGACGATGgcggaaacataaatatgcCTACTTAA